A genome region from Populus alba chromosome 3, ASM523922v2, whole genome shotgun sequence includes the following:
- the LOC118028511 gene encoding protein IQ-DOMAIN 22 isoform X1 — protein sequence MGKASKWFRAVLGLKKPDPPLDYPVTTRSKEKRRWSFVKSHREKDQHHHQQQQQETEAVKAGVLYGQELEEDPNKHAIAVAAATAAVAEAAVAAAKAAAEVVRLTSSGRCVDNSVAYVSGSPGLREDFAAVKIEAAFRGYLVLTFGPLASDDNNFINEMLYLKRWARRALRALKALVRLQALVRGHLERKRTAGWLHRMQALLRAQARARAGRAQISESSHSSSKSSHFHLPGLPTREESKHAIRARSGKYEQSSMLKRTGSKSKGREIADQDAAHLSFNWSEHEMDGRTWDHQAPSPGTGPIDDDKILEIDSGKSHVTPKRRNLFHPSRLSLSADQYSHSFTTSKGSTVHQAVPSPSSGEVQSLSPLKFSHEVEEAFCTADNSPQFYSASSRGGSGKRSPFTPSRSGGSRSIMSGYSDHPNYMCNTESSRAKVRSLSAPKQRPQYERSSSTKRYSVLGFGEQRSSSAQSASALRASFTSKAYPGSGRLDRLGMPVGQKY from the exons ATGGGTAAAGCTTCCAAATGGTTCCGTGCCGTTCTTGGCCTCAAAAAACCCGACCCACCGCTAGACTACCCCGTAACAACTCGTTCTAAAGAAAAAAGGAGATGGAGTTTTGTGAAGTCCCACCGTGAAAAAGACCAACACCATcaccaacagcaacaacaagagACTGAAGCCGTTAAAGCAGGCGTTTTGTACGGGCAGGAGTTAGAGGAGGACCCGAACAAGCATGCGATCGCCGTggctgctgctactgctgcaGTCGCGGAGGCTGCAGTTGCTGCCGCGAAGGCAGCTGCAGAGGTGGTGCGGTTAACAAGCAGTGGGAGGTGTGTTGATAACAGTGTTGCGTACGTTAGCGGGAGTCCTGGCTTACGTGAAGACTTCGCTGCTGTTAAGATCGAAGCTGCTTTTCGTGGCTACCTG GTGCTTACTTTTGGACCCCTTGCGTCTGATGATAATAACTTTATCAACGAGATGCTCTATTTAAAAAGATGG GCAAGGAGAGCGTTAAGAGCATTAAAAGCATTGGTGAGGCTTCAGGCACTGGTAAGAGGTCACCTTGAGAGGAAGCGAACAGCAGGGTGGCTTCATCGAATGCAAGCATTGCTGAGAGCGCAGGCTCGAGCACGTGCAGGACGTGCCCAAATTTCTGAATCCTCCCACTCGAGCAGCAAGTCTTCTCACTTTCACCTCCCT GGTCTGCCAACCCGTGAAGAATCCAAGCACGCCATTCGTGCTAGGAGTGGAAAATATGAACAATCATCAATGCTTAAG AGAACTGGGTCAAAATCTAAAGGCAGAGAAATTGCTGATCAAGATGCTGCACACTTATCCTTCAATTGGTCAGAACATGAAATGGATGGTAGAACATGGGATCATCAAGCCCCTTCGCCAGGAACTGGCCCCATTGATGATGACAAGATCCTTGAGATTGATTCTGGAAAATCACATGTTACTCCTAAACGTAGAAATCTCTTTCACCCTTCTCGCCTTTCCTTGTCTGCGGATCAGTATAGTCATAGTTTCACAACATCAAAAGGCTCCACAGTCCATCAAGCAGTTCCAAGCCCCTCATCTGGCGAAGTTCAATCTTTAAGTCCATTGAAATTCTCTCATGAGGTTGAGGAAGCATTTTGCACCGCTGATAATAGCCCCCAATTCTACTCTGCATCATCAAGGGGTGGCAGTGGTAAGAGAAGTCCCTTCACCCCCAGTCGGAGTGGTGGCTCCAGAAGCATCATGAGTGGATACTCTGACCACCCAAATTACATGTGTAACACTGAATCTTCAAGGGCTAAGGTGAGATCTCTAAGCGCTCCAAAACAAAGACCCCAGTATGAGAGATCCAGCTCAACCAAGAGATACTCGGTTCTCGGCTTTGGTGAACAAAGATCGAGTAGTGCACAGAGTGCTTCTGCCTTGCGTGCAAGTTTCACAAGTAAAGCTTACCCTGGATCTGGTCGTTTGGACAGGCTGGGAATGCCTGTTGGGCAGAAATACTAA
- the LOC118028511 gene encoding protein IQ-DOMAIN 22 isoform X2 yields MGKASKWFRAVLGLKKPDPPLDYPVTTRSKEKRRWSFVKSHREKDQHHHQQQQQETEAVKAGVLYGQELEEDPNKHAIAVAAATAAVAEAAVAAAKAAAEVVRLTSSGRCVDNSVAYVSGSPGLREDFAAVKIEAAFRGYLARRALRALKALVRLQALVRGHLERKRTAGWLHRMQALLRAQARARAGRAQISESSHSSSKSSHFHLPGLPTREESKHAIRARSGKYEQSSMLKRTGSKSKGREIADQDAAHLSFNWSEHEMDGRTWDHQAPSPGTGPIDDDKILEIDSGKSHVTPKRRNLFHPSRLSLSADQYSHSFTTSKGSTVHQAVPSPSSGEVQSLSPLKFSHEVEEAFCTADNSPQFYSASSRGGSGKRSPFTPSRSGGSRSIMSGYSDHPNYMCNTESSRAKVRSLSAPKQRPQYERSSSTKRYSVLGFGEQRSSSAQSASALRASFTSKAYPGSGRLDRLGMPVGQKY; encoded by the exons ATGGGTAAAGCTTCCAAATGGTTCCGTGCCGTTCTTGGCCTCAAAAAACCCGACCCACCGCTAGACTACCCCGTAACAACTCGTTCTAAAGAAAAAAGGAGATGGAGTTTTGTGAAGTCCCACCGTGAAAAAGACCAACACCATcaccaacagcaacaacaagagACTGAAGCCGTTAAAGCAGGCGTTTTGTACGGGCAGGAGTTAGAGGAGGACCCGAACAAGCATGCGATCGCCGTggctgctgctactgctgcaGTCGCGGAGGCTGCAGTTGCTGCCGCGAAGGCAGCTGCAGAGGTGGTGCGGTTAACAAGCAGTGGGAGGTGTGTTGATAACAGTGTTGCGTACGTTAGCGGGAGTCCTGGCTTACGTGAAGACTTCGCTGCTGTTAAGATCGAAGCTGCTTTTCGTGGCTACCTG GCAAGGAGAGCGTTAAGAGCATTAAAAGCATTGGTGAGGCTTCAGGCACTGGTAAGAGGTCACCTTGAGAGGAAGCGAACAGCAGGGTGGCTTCATCGAATGCAAGCATTGCTGAGAGCGCAGGCTCGAGCACGTGCAGGACGTGCCCAAATTTCTGAATCCTCCCACTCGAGCAGCAAGTCTTCTCACTTTCACCTCCCT GGTCTGCCAACCCGTGAAGAATCCAAGCACGCCATTCGTGCTAGGAGTGGAAAATATGAACAATCATCAATGCTTAAG AGAACTGGGTCAAAATCTAAAGGCAGAGAAATTGCTGATCAAGATGCTGCACACTTATCCTTCAATTGGTCAGAACATGAAATGGATGGTAGAACATGGGATCATCAAGCCCCTTCGCCAGGAACTGGCCCCATTGATGATGACAAGATCCTTGAGATTGATTCTGGAAAATCACATGTTACTCCTAAACGTAGAAATCTCTTTCACCCTTCTCGCCTTTCCTTGTCTGCGGATCAGTATAGTCATAGTTTCACAACATCAAAAGGCTCCACAGTCCATCAAGCAGTTCCAAGCCCCTCATCTGGCGAAGTTCAATCTTTAAGTCCATTGAAATTCTCTCATGAGGTTGAGGAAGCATTTTGCACCGCTGATAATAGCCCCCAATTCTACTCTGCATCATCAAGGGGTGGCAGTGGTAAGAGAAGTCCCTTCACCCCCAGTCGGAGTGGTGGCTCCAGAAGCATCATGAGTGGATACTCTGACCACCCAAATTACATGTGTAACACTGAATCTTCAAGGGCTAAGGTGAGATCTCTAAGCGCTCCAAAACAAAGACCCCAGTATGAGAGATCCAGCTCAACCAAGAGATACTCGGTTCTCGGCTTTGGTGAACAAAGATCGAGTAGTGCACAGAGTGCTTCTGCCTTGCGTGCAAGTTTCACAAGTAAAGCTTACCCTGGATCTGGTCGTTTGGACAGGCTGGGAATGCCTGTTGGGCAGAAATACTAA
- the LOC118028510 gene encoding RHOMBOID-like protein 2: MASGDLERGTKNRGNNANFPSHYVETAEKQWTSWIIPMFVVANIAVFIVVMYVNDCPKKSLGTEGSCVAKFLGRFSFQPLKENPLFGPSAATLEKMGALEWNKVAHGHQGWRLITCMWLHAGVIHLLANMLSLIFIGIRLEQQFGFVRVGIIYLVSGFGGSILSSLFIQQNISVGASGALFGLLGAMLSELLTNWTIYSNKIAALLTLVFIIAINLAVGILPHVDNFAHIGGFMSGFLLGFVFLLRPQFGWAENRHSPADGLVKSKHKAYQYVFMLAAAVLLIVGFTLALVMLFKGENGNDHCSWCHYLSCVPTSKWNCRS, encoded by the exons ATGGCAAGTGGAGATCTAGAGAGGGGGACAAAGAACAGAGGAAATAACGCAAATTTCCCTTCACACTATGTTGAAACAGCAGAAAAGCAATGGACTTCATGGATAATTCCCATGTTTGTTGTTGCAAATATTGCTGTTTTTATTGTTGTCATGTATGTCAACGATTGTCCTAAAAAATCTCTGGGTACTGAAGGTAGTTGCGTGGCTAAGTTTCTTGGCAGGTTCTCTTTTCAGCCGTTGAAGGAAAACCCCCTGTTTGGCCCATCTGCTGCTAC ATTGGAAAAAATGGGAGCTCTGGAGTGGAACAAAGTAGCGCATGGACATCAAGGGTGGAGGCTCATCACTTGTATGTGGTTGCATGCCGGGGTTATTCATTTGCTTGCAAATATGTTAAGCTTGATCTTTATTGGGATTCGTCTTGAACAGCAATTTGGGTTTG TGCGAGTTGGGATTATCTACCTAGTATCAGGATTTGGTGGGAGCATCTTGTCTTCACTTTTTATTCAGCAAAACATTTCTGTCGGTGCATCTGGTGCTTTGTTTGGACTTCTTGGAGCAATGTTGTCAGAGCTTCTTACCAACTGGACAATCTATTCTAATAAG ATTGCTGCTCTACTCACACTTGTGTTCATCATTGCCATTAACTTAGCTGTGGGAATTCTTCCACATGTTGACAACTTCGCCCACATTGGAGGTTTCATGAGTGGTTTTCTCCTCGGCTTTGTTTTCCTACTTCGTCCTCAGTTTGGGTGGGCAGAAAACCGACATTCTCCCGCCGATGGTCTTGTAAAATCCAAGCACAAGGCTTACCAATATGTATTCATGCTAGCTGCTGCGGTGTTGCTTATTGTTGG ATTTACTTTGGCATTGGTAATGCTATTTAAAGGAGAAAACGGGAATGATCACTGCAGCTGGTGCCATTACCTTAGCTGCGTGCCTACTTCAAAATGGAACTGCCGGAGCTGA
- the LOC118028509 gene encoding large ribosomal subunit protein eL24 — MVLKTELCRFSGAKIYPGKGIRFIRSDSQVFLFANSKCKRYFHNRLKPSKLTWTAMYRKQHKKDIAAEAVKKKRRTTKKPYSRSIVGATLEVIQKRRAEKPEVRDAAREAALREIKERIKKTKDEKKAKKAESMAKTQKTQTKGGPKGAGPKGPKLGGGGGKR, encoded by the exons ATGGTTCTCAA GACTGAGCTTTGCCGCTTCAGTGGTGCCAAGATTTACCCTGGTAAGGGTATCAGATTTATTCGTTCCGATTCTCAG GTCTTCCTCTTTGCCAACTCGAAATGCAAGAGGTATTTCCACAATCGCCTTAAGCCTTCCAAGCTTACCTGGACAGCCATGTACAGGAAACAGCACAAGAAG GACATTGCTGCTGAGGCTGTTAAGAAGAAGCGCCGAACCACTAAGAAGCCCTACTCGAGATCTATAGTTGGTGCTACTTTGGAAGTCATACAGAAGAGGAGAGCTGAGAAGCCCGAGGTCCGCGATGCTGCTCGTGAAGCTGCTCTACG tGAAATCAAGGAGAGAATCAAGAAAACCAAGgatgaaaagaaggcaaagaaagCAGAGTCGATGGCAAAGACACAGAAGACACAAACCAAGGGTGGGCCTAAGGGCGCTGGACCTAAGGGCCCTAAGCTTGGCGGCGGCGGTGGAAAGCGATGA